Proteins encoded within one genomic window of Columba livia isolate bColLiv1 breed racing homer chromosome 1, bColLiv1.pat.W.v2, whole genome shotgun sequence:
- the TNFRSF13C gene encoding tumor necrosis factor receptor superfamily member 13C isoform X1, with product MRELGSRSHSDMSSSGKDASSCLSSQCFDTLTKLCVECSDLLKDHTTLPLLTPPASHPTAEPTRAAPTSAQEPTLPSVNLPSTLLIFGVPAMVGFILVLAALWGFLACKAGKQRRKRKAVDKETEANVDATGPLSSLGCQDTVMLEGDAALCLNLNGSLKMPGPPGNAGSKRRPCCQGDPNGDIVLLSAVYPRHEECNHGFPLPATELGATALVTTKTTQNCTGEDRA from the exons ATGCGGGAGCTGGGCTCGCGCTCCCACTCAGACATGTCGTCGTCAGGAAAAGATGCCTCCTCTTGCCTCTCCTCCCAGTGCTTTGACACCCTGACCAAGCTCTGCGTTGAGTGCTCCGACTTGTTGAAGGACCACACAA CCCTTCCCCTCCTGACACCACCGGCATCTCACCCCACAGCAGAGCCCACCCGTGCGGCCCCCACTTCTGCCCAGGAGCCCACCCTCCCCTCGGTgaacctgcccagcaccctcctgATCTTTGGGGTCCCGGCCATGGTGGGATTCATCCTGGTTCTCGCCGCTCTCTGGGGCTTCCTGGCCTGCAAGGCGGgcaagcagaggaggaagaggaaggcagTGGACAAGGAGACTGAAG CAAATGTGGATGCTACTGGCCCCCTGTCCAGTCTGGGTTGCCAGGACACTGTCATGCTGGAAGGAGATGCTGCCCTGTGCCTGAATCTCAATGGAAGCCTGAAGATGCCAGGGCCACCTGGGAATGCTGGGTCAAAGCGAAGACCGTGCTGCCAGGGCGATCCTAATGGTGATATCGTCCTGCTCTCTGCCGTGTACCCCCGACATGAGGAGTGCAACCATGGCTTCCCACTGCCTGCCACCGAGCTGGGGGCCACAGCCCTGGTCACCACAAAAACCACCCAGAACTGCACTGGCGAGGACAGAGCCTGA
- the TNFRSF13C gene encoding tumor necrosis factor receptor superfamily member 13C isoform X3, which yields MRELGSRSHSDMSSSGKDASSCLSSQCFDTLTKLCVECSDLLKDHTKPTRAAPTSAQEPTLPSVNLPSTLLIFGVPAMVGFILVLAALWGFLACKAGKQRRKRKAVDKETEANVDATGPLSSLGCQDTVMLEGDAALCLNLNGSLKMPGPPGNAGSKRRPCCQGDPNGDIVLLSAVYPRHEECNHGFPLPATELGATALVTTKTTQNCTGEDRA from the exons ATGCGGGAGCTGGGCTCGCGCTCCCACTCAGACATGTCGTCGTCAGGAAAAGATGCCTCCTCTTGCCTCTCCTCCCAGTGCTTTGACACCCTGACCAAGCTCTGCGTTGAGTGCTCCGACTTGTTGAAGGACCACACAA AGCCCACCCGTGCGGCCCCCACTTCTGCCCAGGAGCCCACCCTCCCCTCGGTgaacctgcccagcaccctcctgATCTTTGGGGTCCCGGCCATGGTGGGATTCATCCTGGTTCTCGCCGCTCTCTGGGGCTTCCTGGCCTGCAAGGCGGgcaagcagaggaggaagaggaaggcagTGGACAAGGAGACTGAAG CAAATGTGGATGCTACTGGCCCCCTGTCCAGTCTGGGTTGCCAGGACACTGTCATGCTGGAAGGAGATGCTGCCCTGTGCCTGAATCTCAATGGAAGCCTGAAGATGCCAGGGCCACCTGGGAATGCTGGGTCAAAGCGAAGACCGTGCTGCCAGGGCGATCCTAATGGTGATATCGTCCTGCTCTCTGCCGTGTACCCCCGACATGAGGAGTGCAACCATGGCTTCCCACTGCCTGCCACCGAGCTGGGGGCCACAGCCCTGGTCACCACAAAAACCACCCAGAACTGCACTGGCGAGGACAGAGCCTGA
- the TNFRSF13C gene encoding tumor necrosis factor receptor superfamily member 13C isoform X2, with protein sequence MRELGSRSHSDMSSSGKDASSCLSSQCFDTLTKLCVECSDLLKDHTTEPTRAAPTSAQEPTLPSVNLPSTLLIFGVPAMVGFILVLAALWGFLACKAGKQRRKRKAVDKETEANVDATGPLSSLGCQDTVMLEGDAALCLNLNGSLKMPGPPGNAGSKRRPCCQGDPNGDIVLLSAVYPRHEECNHGFPLPATELGATALVTTKTTQNCTGEDRA encoded by the exons ATGCGGGAGCTGGGCTCGCGCTCCCACTCAGACATGTCGTCGTCAGGAAAAGATGCCTCCTCTTGCCTCTCCTCCCAGTGCTTTGACACCCTGACCAAGCTCTGCGTTGAGTGCTCCGACTTGTTGAAGGACCACACAA CAGAGCCCACCCGTGCGGCCCCCACTTCTGCCCAGGAGCCCACCCTCCCCTCGGTgaacctgcccagcaccctcctgATCTTTGGGGTCCCGGCCATGGTGGGATTCATCCTGGTTCTCGCCGCTCTCTGGGGCTTCCTGGCCTGCAAGGCGGgcaagcagaggaggaagaggaaggcagTGGACAAGGAGACTGAAG CAAATGTGGATGCTACTGGCCCCCTGTCCAGTCTGGGTTGCCAGGACACTGTCATGCTGGAAGGAGATGCTGCCCTGTGCCTGAATCTCAATGGAAGCCTGAAGATGCCAGGGCCACCTGGGAATGCTGGGTCAAAGCGAAGACCGTGCTGCCAGGGCGATCCTAATGGTGATATCGTCCTGCTCTCTGCCGTGTACCCCCGACATGAGGAGTGCAACCATGGCTTCCCACTGCCTGCCACCGAGCTGGGGGCCACAGCCCTGGTCACCACAAAAACCACCCAGAACTGCACTGGCGAGGACAGAGCCTGA
- the SHISA8 gene encoding protein shisa-8, whose amino-acid sequence MAPRSRGRMEPSYVVGICCLVLLEPGRVWSGETSTGASSESGNISQAPSVETTAPAPTGAAPAGGDRCRGYYDVMGQWDPPFNCNAGIYQYCCGTCGYRFCCQFKPGRLDQSGCSNYDTPNWVNTGQPPARVDETPEDPTRDKTNMIVYIICGVVAIMVLVGIFTKLGLEKAQGPQTEMTVSRTLTDLLKEPGHGPSEHMDGLMGGVQVPLGEGLARGPPRNSTDKPPLNNAVAIAPPLGRPHSHGKRLPLGSSLGLPAPAYAAYATLKAGESAPEDFYRRFGGPETPSTSTLPFLPSEAPALPEGCPKTKGAKVPASPAFPGGWEGGPARGPRRPGLAPLRLEGPPEPFGPAAPVYNQPPRHLATNSKTEVTV is encoded by the exons ATGGCTCCCCGAAGCCGCGGGCGGATGGAGCCGAGCTACGTCGTAGGGATCTGCTGCCTGGTGTTGCTGGAGCCGGGCCGTGTATGGAGCGGCGAGACCAGCACCGGGGCGTCCAGTGAGAGCGGGAACATCAGCCAAGCACCATCGGTGGAGACCACGGCACCCGCGCCCACCGGGGCAGCACCAGCTGGGGGGGACCGCTGCCGCGGTTACTACGATGTGATGGGGCAGTGGGACCCACCATTCAACTGCAACGCCGGCATCTACCAGTACTGCTGCGGGACATGCGGGTACCGCTTCTGCTGCCAGTTCAAGCCCGGGCGGCTGGACCAGAGCGGCTGCTCCAACTATGACACCCCCAACTGGGTCAACACAGGTCAGCCGCCTGCCCGGGTGGACGAGACCCCTGAGGACCCCACTCGTGACAAGACCAACATGATCGTCTACATCATCTGTGGCGTGGTGGCCATCATGGTGCTGGTGGGCATCTTCACCAAGCTGGGCCTGGAGAAGGCACAGGGTCCCCAGACAGAGATGACCGTCTCCAG GACACTGACAGACCTGCTGAAAGAGCCAGGCCATGGCCCCTCCGAGCACATGGACGGCCTCATGGGGGGCGTGCAGGTCCCGCTGGGTGAGGGGCTGGCCCGGGGGCCCCCCAGGAACAGCACAG ACAAGCCGCCTTTGAACAATGCAGTGGCCATTGCCCCCCCGCTGGGGCGGCCCCACAGCCACGGCAAGCGCCTACCGCTGGGCAGCAGCCTGGgcctgccagcccctgcctaTGCTGCCTACGCCACCCTCAAGGCTGGAG AGAGCGCCCCTGAGGACTTCTACAGGCGATTTGGGGGGCCGGAGACGCCATCCACCAGCACCCTGCCCTTCCTGCCCTCCGAggctccagccctgcctgagGGCTGCCCCAAGACCAAGGGTGCCAAGGTGCCAGCCAGCCCAGCCTTCCctgggggctgggaggggggcCCCGCACGCGGCCCCCGCCGGCCCGGCCTGGCCCCTCTGCGCCTTGAGGGGCCACCTGAGCCCTTTGGCCCTGCCGCCCCAGTGTACAACCAGCCCCCCCGGCACCTCGCCACCAACAGCAAGACTGAGGTCACCGTCTGA